In Monodelphis domestica isolate mMonDom1 chromosome 4, mMonDom1.pri, whole genome shotgun sequence, one DNA window encodes the following:
- the ZEB2 gene encoding zinc finger E-box-binding homeobox 2, which yields MKEEYDTMGPEATIQTTVNNGTVKNANCTSDFEEYFAKRKLDEGDGHAVSIAEYLQRSDTAIIYPEAPEELSRLGTPEANGQEENDLPPGTPDAFAQLLTCPYCDRGYKRLTSLKEHIKYRHEKNEENFSCPLCSYTFAYRTQLERHMVTHKPGTDQHQMLTQGAGNRKFKCTECGKAFKYKHHLKEHLRIHSGEKPYECPNCKKRFSHSGSYSSHISSKKCIGLISVNGRMRNNIKTGSSPNSVSSSPTNSAISQLRNKLENGKPLSMPEQTGLLKIKTEPLDFNDYKVLMATHGFSSASPFMNGGLGATSPLGVHPSAQSPMQHLGVGMEAPLLGFPTIGSNLSEVQKVLQIVDNTVSRQKMDCKAEEISKLKGYHMKDPCSQTEEQGVTSPNIPPVGLPVVSHNGATKSIIDYTLEKVNEAKACLQSLTTDSRRPLSNIKKEKLRTLIDLVTEDKMIENHNISTPFSCQFCKESFPGPIPLHQHERYLCKMNEEIKAVLQPHESIVPNKSEMFVDNKALLLSSVLSEKGMTSPINPYKDHMSVLKAYYAMNMEPNSDELLKISIAVGLPQEFVKEWFEQRKVYQYSNSRSPSLERTSAKVALAATNNTPTKDSLSARSPVKPMDSITSPSIAELHNSVTNCDTPLRLTKPTHFTNIKPVVDKLDHSRSNTPSPLNLSSTSSKNSHSSSYTPNSFSSEELQAEPLDLSLPKQMKEPKSIIATKNKTKASSINLDHNSVSLSSENSDEPLNLTFIKKEFSNSNNLDNKSTNPVFSMNPFSAKPLYTTLPPQSAFPPATFMPPVQTSIPGLRPYPGLDQMSFLPHMAYTYPTGAATFADMQQRRKYQRKQGFQGELLDGTQDYMSGLDDMTDSDSCLSRKKIKKTESGMYACDLCDKTFQKSSSLLRHKYEHTGKRPHQCQICKKAFKHKHHLIEHSRLHSGEKPYQCDKCGKRFSHSGSYSQHMNHRYSYCKREAEEREAAEREAREKGHLEPTELLMNRAYLQSITPQGYSDSEERESMPRDGESEKEHEKEGEDGYEKLGRQDGDEEFEEEEEESENKSMDTDPETIRDEEETGDHSMDDSSEDGKMETKSDHEEDNMEDGM from the exons atgaaggaagaatatgACACTATGGGGCCAGAAGCCACAATCCAGACCACTGTTAATAATGGTACAG TTAAGAATGCAAATTGCACGTCGGACTTTGAGGAATATTTTGCCAAAAGGAAACTGGATGAAGGGGATGGCCATGCGGTTAGCATCGCAGAGTACCTACAGCGCAGTGACACAGCCATTATTTACCCAGAAGCCCCTGAGGAACTGTCTCGCCTTGGCACTCCAGAGGCCAATGGGCAAGAAGAAAATG ACCTGCCACCTGGAACTCCAGATGCTTTTGCCCAACTGCTGACCTGCCCCTACTGCGACCGGGGCTACAAGCGCTTGACATCACTGAAGGAGCACATCAAATACCGCCATGAGAAGAACGAGGAGAACTTTTCTTGCCCTCTTTGTAGCTACACATTTGCCTACCGCACCCAGCTCGAGCGGCATATGGTGACGCACAAGCCGGGGACAGATCAG CATCAAATGCTGACCCAAGGAGCAGGTAATCGCAAGTTCAAGTGCACAGAGTGTGGCAAGGCCTTCAAATATAAGCATCATCTGAAGGAACACCTGCGAATTCACAGTG gTGAAAAACCATatgagtgcccaaattgcaagaAACGTTTCTCACACTCTGGCTCCTACAGTTCGCACATCAGCAGCAAGAAATGCATTGGTTTAATCTCTGTAAATGGTCGAATGAGAAACAATATCAAGACGGGTTCTTCTCCTaactctgtttcttcctctccaaCTAATTCAGCCATTTCACAGCTGAGAAACAAATTGGAGAATGGAAAACCACTTAGTATGCCTGAACAAACAGGCTTACTTAAAATTAAAACAGAACCACTAGATTTCAATGACTATAAAGTTCTTATGGCCACACATGGGTTTAGTAGCGCTAGTCCTTTTATGAATGGTGGACTTGGAGCAACCAGCCCATTAGGAGTTCATCCCTCTGCTCAAAGTCCAATGCAGCACTTAGGTGTAGGGATGGAAGCCCCATTACTTGGGTTTCCTACAATAGGTAGTAATTTAAGCGAGGTACAGAAGGTTCTACAGATTGTGGACAACACAGTTTCCAGGCAAAAAATGGACTGCAAGGCTGAAGAAATCTCAAAGCTAAAGGGTTATCACATGAAGGATCCGTGCTCTCAAACTGAGGAACAAGGAGTTACTTCTCCTAATATTCCACCTGTGGGGCTTCCCGTCGTGAGTCATAATGGTGCCACTAAAAGTATTATTGACTATACTTTAGAGAAAGTTAACGAAGCCAAAGCTTGCCTCCAGAGCTTAACTACTGACTCGAGGAGGCCGCTCAGTAATATTAAGAAGGAGAAGTTGCGTACTTTAATAGACTTGgttacagaagataaaatgatTGAGAACCATAACATATCCACTCCGTTTTCATGCCAGTTCTGTAAAGAAAGTTTTCCTGGTCCCATTCCCTTACACCAGCATGAGCGTTACCTTtgcaaaatgaatgaagaaatcaaggcagtCCTTCAACCTCATGAAAGCATAGTTCCCAACAAATCTGAAATGTTTGTTGATAATAAAGCTCTTCTGCTGTCATCAGTACTTTCTGAGAAAGGAATGACTAGCCCTATCAACCCATACAAGGACCACATGTCTGTACTTAAAGCATATTATGCTATGAATATGGAACCTAACTCTGATGAACTACTGAAAATTTCCATTGCTGTTGGCCTTCCTCAGGAATTTGTGAAGGAATGGTTCGAACAAAGAAAAGTGTACCAGTATTCAAATTCCAGGTCACCATCACTGGAAAGGACCAGTGCCAAGGTGGCGCTGGCTGCCACCAACAACACACCCACTAAAGACTCTTTATCAGCCAGGTCTCCTGTAAAGCCTATGGACTCCATAACATCACCATCTATAGCTGAACTCCACAACAGTGTTACTAATTGTGATACTCCTCTCAGGCTAACAAAACCTACCCACTTTACCAATATTAAACCAGTCGTTGATAAATTGGACCACTCAAGGAGTAATACTCCTTCTCCTTTAAATCTTTCCTCCACATCTTCTAAAAACTCCCATAGTAGTTCGTACACTCCAAACAGTTTCTCCTCTGAGGAGCTCCAGGCTGAGCCTTTGGACTTGTCATTACCAAAACAAATGAAGGAACCCAAAAGTATTATAGCCACAAAGAACAAAACGAAAGCTAGTAGCATCAATTTAGACCATAACAGTGTTTCTTTATCGTCTGAAAATTCAGATGAACCTCTAAACTTGACTTTTATCAAGAAGGAGTTTTCAAATTCAAATAACTTGGATAATAAAAGCACTAATCCAGTATTCAGTATGAACCCATTTAGTGCCAAACCTTTATACACGACCCTCCCACCGCAAAGCGCATTTCCCCCTGCCACATTTATGCCACCAGTGCAGACCAGTATTCCAGGGCTGCGACCATACCCAGGACTAGATCAGATGAGCTTCCTACCACATATGGCCTATACTTACCCAACTGGAGCAGCTACTTTTGCTGACATGCAGCAAAGGAGAAAGTACCAACGGAAACAAGGATTTCAG GGAGAATTGCTTGATGGAACACAAGACTACATGTCAGGCCTAGATGACATGACAGATTCCGACTCCTGTCTGTCCCGAAAGAAGATCAAGAAGACAGAGAGTGGCATGTATGCATGTGACTTATGTGACAAGACATTCCAGAAAAGCAGTTCCCTTCTGCGACATAAATATGAACACACAG gaaAAAGACCACATCAGTGTCAGATTTGCAAGAAAGCATTTAAACACAAGCATCACCTTATCGAGCATTCACGACTTCACTCGGGCGAGAAGCCCTATCAGTGTGATAAATGTGGCAAGCGCTTCTCACACTCTGGGTCTTATTCACAACATATGAATCACAGGTATTCCTACTGTAAACGTGAGGCAGAGGAGAGGGAAGCAGCAGAGAGGGAAGCTCGAGAGAAGGGTCACTTGGAACCCACAGAGCTACTGATGAACCGGGCTTATTTACAGAGCATTACTCCTCAGGGGTactctgactcagaggagagggagagtaTGCCGAGGGATGGGGAAAGCGAAAAGGAGcatgagaaagaaggagaagatgGGTACGAGAAGCTAGGAAGACAGGATGGTGATGAGGAgtttgaggaagaagaggaagaaagtgaaaataaaagtATGGATACTGATCCAGAAACGATAAGAGATGAAGAGGAGACTGGAGATCATTCAATGGACGATAGTTCAGaagatggaaaaatggaaaccaaATCAGATCACgaggaagacaatatggaagATGGCATGTAA